Proteins found in one Solitalea lacus genomic segment:
- the lipB gene encoding lipoyl(octanoyl) transferase LipB: MKEVQFIDWGLIDYKEAWDKQEAIFSETVRIKTENRNNQPNLQKETNDYLVFCEHPHVYTLGKSGKPEHLLLNDQALKEKEASYYKINRGGDITYHGPGQIVGYPIFDLDHFFTDIHKYLRFLEEAIILTLGEYGVKAGRSEGQTGVWLDAENPWTARKICAMGVRCSRWVTMHGFAFNVNANLDYFNNIVPCGISDKAVTSLNKELGHDVDINETKEILKRKLCELFEMHLI; the protein is encoded by the coding sequence ATGAAAGAAGTGCAGTTTATAGATTGGGGCTTAATTGATTACAAAGAAGCTTGGGATAAGCAGGAAGCTATATTTTCGGAAACGGTTCGAATAAAAACTGAAAACCGCAATAACCAACCGAACTTACAAAAAGAAACCAATGACTATTTGGTCTTTTGCGAACACCCGCACGTTTATACTTTAGGAAAAAGCGGGAAGCCGGAGCACTTGTTACTCAATGATCAGGCTCTTAAAGAAAAAGAAGCAAGTTATTACAAAATAAACAGAGGTGGAGATATTACCTATCACGGCCCAGGACAGATTGTTGGCTACCCGATTTTTGATTTGGATCATTTTTTCACTGACATCCACAAGTATTTGCGTTTTTTGGAAGAGGCAATAATACTTACACTGGGAGAATATGGAGTAAAAGCAGGCAGATCAGAAGGACAAACCGGTGTGTGGCTGGATGCTGAAAACCCTTGGACTGCACGTAAAATTTGCGCAATGGGCGTTCGCTGTAGTCGCTGGGTAACAATGCATGGATTTGCATTTAATGTTAACGCCAACCTCGACTATTTTAACAACATTGTTCCTTGTGGAATTAGTGACAAAGCCGTAACCTCATTAAATAAAGAGTTGGGCCATGATGTTGACATCAACGAAACAAAAGAAATCTTAAAAAGAAAGCTTTGCGAACTTTTTGAGATGCATCTAATTTAA
- a CDS encoding YfhO family protein, which produces MNQWFKKNWPNIVALVLFIAICFIYFSPLLQGKKLMQSDVMQATAVQQEIKDYTKNGIGPLWTNSVFSGMPSYQIWAQYPSNLASHVISIWNKIFPNPVNFVLLYLVGGFFLFRMLRFKPWLSFLGAIAIAFSSYNFVLIEAGHTGKALAIAFFAPILGAIIMAFRGKRLWGAALLALFLALEIRSNHLQMTYYLMIAILVLVIAELVDAIKQKKLVDFTKTCGTLAIAAIIGVGVNFGTLWVTYEYAQETIRGKSDLVKPAATNASKGLDKEYAYQWSEGIMESVTFLIPDAYGGASGIPFTPKSNTYAELVKNNVPAQDAAQLAAQIGGAARYWGDKPFTSGPYYFGAAIIFLFILGLSLVRGSLKWGIAIAALLSIMLSWGRNFQGFSDLFFDYFPMYNKFRAVESILVIAGLMIPVLAVIVLNQIFENKITKEQILKNLKYTLYGLGGFLLAFIALPNLFLSFSSPNDANLTQQLQAMGGDAMAQSLMGAIKADRISIARMDGIRSLVFVLFAAGLVWAFISQKIKAEFAAIGLIAVIMVDMWGIDKRYLKDENFTEKRIFTQAQQPREVDLEIKRDTDPYYRVYDMTVGNAFSNAAPSQFHKNIGGYHAAKLMRYQNLIDSQLVKGNPWAFNMLNTKYIIMPDSTKGARVVRNDQALGNAWFVTGVKFVANGNEELAALDVVNPKTTAIISDQFRKNINIAKMDFDTTGTIKLKSYHPEHLVYESNSRASQIAVFSEIYYNKGWNAYVDGNLHPYFRADYLLRAIQLEAGKHTIEFKFEPKSYYTGEKVSLICSILLVSGFAGIGFLSFRKKKNATPTEEINA; this is translated from the coding sequence ATGAACCAGTGGTTTAAGAAGAATTGGCCAAACATAGTGGCCCTTGTGTTGTTTATCGCAATTTGTTTTATCTATTTCAGTCCGCTTTTGCAAGGCAAAAAGCTCATGCAAAGTGATGTTATGCAGGCTACTGCCGTACAACAGGAAATTAAAGATTACACAAAAAATGGCATTGGCCCACTTTGGACCAATTCCGTATTTAGTGGAATGCCATCCTATCAAATATGGGCACAATATCCTTCTAACTTAGCCTCACATGTTATTTCCATCTGGAATAAGATTTTTCCTAATCCGGTAAACTTTGTTTTATTATACCTGGTTGGCGGCTTTTTCTTGTTTAGGATGCTTCGCTTTAAGCCTTGGCTTAGCTTTTTAGGAGCTATTGCAATCGCATTTTCATCATACAACTTTGTATTAATTGAAGCCGGACACACCGGAAAAGCTCTGGCTATTGCTTTTTTTGCACCAATTTTAGGTGCTATAATTATGGCCTTTAGAGGTAAACGTTTATGGGGAGCAGCTCTTTTAGCTTTATTTCTAGCACTGGAGATTCGTTCGAATCACTTGCAAATGACTTACTACTTAATGATTGCCATTTTGGTATTGGTTATTGCAGAACTAGTTGATGCCATCAAACAAAAGAAACTGGTTGATTTTACGAAGACTTGTGGAACTTTAGCTATTGCAGCAATCATTGGAGTGGGTGTTAACTTTGGTACACTTTGGGTAACCTATGAATATGCGCAAGAAACCATCAGGGGAAAATCTGATTTGGTAAAACCAGCTGCTACGAATGCATCAAAAGGTTTAGACAAAGAATATGCTTACCAATGGAGTGAGGGCATTATGGAATCAGTAACATTTCTTATTCCTGATGCTTATGGAGGCGCAAGCGGCATTCCGTTTACTCCTAAATCGAATACTTATGCAGAGTTGGTGAAAAACAATGTTCCGGCTCAAGACGCAGCCCAACTTGCGGCACAAATTGGAGGAGCTGCCCGCTATTGGGGAGACAAACCATTCACATCAGGTCCTTATTATTTTGGAGCAGCGATTATTTTCCTGTTTATACTCGGGCTTAGCTTAGTTAGAGGTTCATTAAAATGGGGTATTGCCATTGCAGCCTTATTAAGTATCATGCTTTCATGGGGAAGAAACTTCCAAGGGTTTTCTGACTTGTTTTTCGATTATTTCCCAATGTATAATAAGTTCCGTGCAGTTGAGTCTATTCTAGTAATCGCCGGCTTAATGATACCTGTTTTAGCTGTAATTGTGCTAAACCAGATCTTTGAAAATAAAATTACTAAAGAGCAAATCCTTAAAAACCTTAAATATACCCTTTATGGCTTAGGTGGATTTTTATTGGCATTTATAGCATTACCAAACCTATTCCTTTCGTTTAGCTCGCCAAATGACGCTAACCTAACACAACAATTACAGGCAATGGGAGGTGATGCGATGGCTCAATCGTTAATGGGCGCAATTAAGGCTGATAGAATTAGCATTGCCCGTATGGATGGTATCCGTTCATTGGTATTTGTACTTTTTGCAGCAGGTTTAGTATGGGCATTTATTTCGCAAAAAATCAAAGCAGAATTTGCAGCAATTGGTTTAATTGCTGTTATCATGGTTGACATGTGGGGTATTGATAAGCGTTATTTAAAAGACGAAAACTTCACTGAAAAACGCATTTTTACTCAGGCGCAACAACCACGCGAAGTAGATTTGGAAATTAAACGAGATACCGATCCTTATTACAGAGTGTATGATATGACTGTCGGAAATGCATTCAGCAATGCAGCTCCCTCTCAATTCCATAAAAACATTGGAGGTTACCATGCCGCAAAACTAATGCGTTATCAAAATCTTATCGATAGCCAATTAGTAAAAGGCAATCCATGGGCATTCAACATGCTAAACACCAAGTATATCATCATGCCTGATAGTACTAAAGGTGCTCGTGTAGTTCGTAATGATCAAGCTTTAGGCAACGCTTGGTTTGTGACTGGTGTTAAGTTTGTTGCCAATGGAAATGAAGAGTTAGCAGCCCTTGATGTTGTGAATCCTAAAACCACTGCAATTATCAGTGATCAGTTCCGTAAAAATATCAATATCGCTAAAATGGATTTTGATACTACTGGAACAATCAAACTAAAAAGCTACCATCCTGAACATTTGGTATATGAATCAAATTCGAGAGCATCGCAAATTGCCGTATTCTCCGAAATTTATTACAACAAAGGTTGGAATGCTTATGTAGATGGTAACTTACATCCTTATTTCCGTGCCGATTATCTATTGAGAGCTATACAGCTAGAAGCTGGCAAACATACAATTGAATTCAAGTTTGAGCCGAAGTCATATTACACTGGTGAAAAAGTTTCACTTATCTGTTCAATCTTGTTAGTTTCTGGATTTGCAGGGATCGGGTTTCTCAGCTTTAGAAAGAAGAAAAATGCCACACCCACAGAAGAGATAAATGCTTAA
- a CDS encoding DUF4834 family protein: MALKLLLKYILELILIFWLLRLLLRLAAPFLFRTMAKKAGEQAERFYRQQQQQYTNTYNQRQGEMHVNYAPEQQNKRKPNLDSAGEFVDYEEVK; encoded by the coding sequence ATGGCCTTAAAACTGCTTTTAAAATATATACTAGAACTGATCTTGATATTTTGGTTGTTAAGACTATTATTAAGATTAGCAGCGCCATTTCTGTTTAGAACTATGGCAAAAAAAGCCGGAGAACAGGCTGAAAGGTTTTACCGTCAGCAACAACAGCAATATACCAATACTTATAACCAAAGGCAAGGTGAAATGCATGTTAATTATGCTCCAGAACAACAAAACAAACGAAAGCCTAACCTTGACAGTGCGGGAGAGTTTGTTGATTATGAGGAAGTAAAGTAG
- a CDS encoding MutS-related protein yields MIISHYQQELAIVNSQIKHYTELVNRYSLFRLGTIIGGLTILFVSFKFDSPWLSAGIAILIVLLFIWLIATQNKYDQQKEYHINLKKVLENELNVMSKQASIYNNGHTFEDDHHSYTSDLDIFGPKSLFQLINRCATVQGIEELSAWLKHPADINAINSRQEAVKEICQKHKWRTHFQTLLLFNLSLKENPVEGLLRYLKLPRENHKLLRRYVMVAPWLFIGLLCASFLIPKLFAFVIALGISHIGIIINNQLYINKTDVLVGKIGKTLSDFSAAFKAIENENWQSSLCIHLTDSMKSNTESTISETINLLSSLIIKLDYRLNVYVAVILNAIFLWDLRQVFAIENWKELNKANIDEAFHCLAKFEVLNSMACLSANNSSWIFPEIIESENCTYEAKELGHPLIAQNLRITNNYELINDRKIDIITGSNMAGKSTFLRTLGINAVLGLSGASVCASQMRLSPIQLVTYMRIRDSLNESTSTFKAELNRLQLVLETVPKTSNTFFLIDEMLRGTNSVDKYRGSKAVVEKLIAGKGVGVVATHDLQVAHLIEKYPDYIRNFYFDIQVKDNEMHFDYKLKQGECKTFNASLLLKQIGIEVD; encoded by the coding sequence ATGATAATTAGTCACTACCAACAAGAACTTGCAATAGTTAACAGTCAAATTAAGCATTACACAGAACTTGTTAACCGTTATTCTCTGTTTCGTTTAGGAACTATAATTGGCGGCTTAACAATTCTCTTTGTTTCATTTAAATTTGATTCGCCATGGCTAAGTGCAGGCATTGCCATACTCATTGTACTTCTGTTTATCTGGTTAATTGCTACTCAGAATAAATATGACCAGCAAAAAGAATATCACATCAACTTAAAAAAGGTACTTGAAAACGAACTCAATGTAATGAGCAAGCAAGCATCTATTTATAACAATGGACATACTTTTGAAGACGACCATCATTCTTACACTTCCGATTTGGATATTTTCGGCCCTAAGTCATTATTTCAGTTAATAAACCGATGTGCAACCGTTCAAGGAATTGAAGAATTGTCTGCATGGCTAAAACATCCTGCTGACATAAATGCAATTAATAGCCGACAGGAAGCAGTAAAAGAAATTTGTCAAAAGCATAAATGGAGAACTCACTTTCAGACATTACTGCTTTTTAATTTGAGTTTAAAGGAAAATCCGGTTGAAGGCTTATTGCGTTATTTAAAACTCCCACGTGAAAACCATAAACTATTAAGAAGATATGTAATGGTTGCACCTTGGCTCTTCATCGGATTATTGTGCGCTTCATTTTTAATCCCTAAGCTATTTGCGTTTGTAATTGCCTTAGGCATTTCACACATTGGAATAATCATTAATAATCAACTATATATTAATAAAACCGATGTTCTTGTGGGTAAAATCGGTAAAACCCTAAGTGATTTTTCAGCAGCTTTTAAAGCTATTGAAAATGAAAACTGGCAAAGCTCACTCTGCATTCATTTAACTGATAGCATGAAAAGTAATACAGAGTCAACTATTTCCGAAACCATTAATCTACTTTCGTCGCTCATTATAAAGCTTGACTATCGTTTGAATGTTTATGTGGCGGTAATTTTAAATGCCATTTTCTTATGGGATCTCCGCCAAGTTTTTGCAATTGAAAACTGGAAAGAATTAAATAAAGCTAATATTGATGAAGCGTTTCATTGTCTAGCTAAATTTGAAGTCTTGAATAGCATGGCTTGCCTATCAGCAAACAATTCGAGCTGGATATTCCCAGAAATTATTGAATCTGAAAACTGCACTTACGAAGCAAAAGAATTAGGCCACCCGCTAATTGCACAGAATTTAAGAATAACCAATAATTACGAACTTATTAACGATCGTAAAATTGATATTATAACAGGGTCAAATATGGCCGGAAAAAGCACCTTCCTGCGAACGCTGGGCATTAATGCTGTATTGGGATTATCTGGAGCTTCGGTTTGTGCATCTCAAATGCGTCTTTCACCAATCCAGTTAGTTACTTATATGCGTATTCGTGATTCTCTAAATGAAAGTACATCAACTTTTAAAGCAGAGCTAAATCGATTACAATTAGTCCTTGAAACTGTTCCAAAAACATCCAACACATTCTTTTTAATTGATGAAATGCTCCGTGGAACCAATTCTGTGGATAAATACCGGGGATCAAAAGCTGTGGTAGAGAAACTGATCGCCGGCAAAGGTGTGGGGGTGGTGGCAACCCACGACCTTCAGGTTGCACATTTAATAGAAAAATATCCCGATTATATCCGTAATTTTTATTTTGACATACAGGTTAAAGACAATGAAATGCATTTCGATTACAAACTCAAACAAGGAGAGTGTAAAACCTTTAATGCTTCATTGTTGCTAAAACAAATTGGTATTGAAGTAGATTAA
- a CDS encoding SGNH/GDSL hydrolase family protein: MTNQRLTYLALGDSYTIGEAVEVADRYPVQLVQLLAKEGISIESPEIIATTGWTTDELMKGIEQAQLSKTFDIVTLLIGVNNQYRKRSTQAYRSQFRRLLRIANKFAKGNRKHVFVLSIPDWGVTPFAQNRWDTHVIKEEINRFNEVNKDEALNYGVHYINITPTSYLAENDSTFIASDNLHFSGKMYEEWAKLALSAVRKELQ; the protein is encoded by the coding sequence ATGACAAATCAAAGACTAACTTACCTCGCACTGGGTGACTCATATACTATCGGCGAAGCCGTTGAAGTTGCTGACCGCTATCCGGTTCAATTGGTACAATTGCTGGCTAAAGAAGGCATATCTATTGAAAGTCCTGAAATAATAGCAACTACCGGCTGGACCACTGATGAACTAATGAAAGGCATCGAACAGGCTCAGTTATCTAAAACCTTCGATATTGTCACCCTGCTAATTGGAGTTAATAATCAATACCGCAAAAGAAGCACGCAAGCCTACCGAAGCCAATTCCGCAGGCTATTACGTATTGCTAATAAATTTGCAAAAGGCAATAGAAAACATGTTTTTGTACTATCAATCCCTGATTGGGGCGTTACTCCTTTTGCTCAAAACAGATGGGATACCCACGTGATTAAGGAAGAAATAAACAGATTTAACGAAGTAAATAAGGACGAAGCGCTAAACTATGGAGTGCATTACATCAACATAACTCCAACTTCTTATTTAGCGGAAAATGATTCAACCTTTATTGCTAGTGACAATTTACACTTTTCGGGCAAAATGTATGAGGAGTGGGCCAAACTAGCATTGTCTGCTGTTCGTAAAGAACTTCAATAA
- a CDS encoding L,D-transpeptidase family protein has product MRLLHTCIVFLCFIQAGNAYNTRPLRTGVEIDTSLVSIEAPTLALIIDADSLTRSIKSEILNFYKSRPQYAVWIINNNLSEAAINFKNLLQQHSIQERNYVNCFLAVNGITKYFQNIPDSLKTDSLKLHTEIKLTGYFLEFLKLTYPKCYETAEKWFFPLPLTVNEAIKELLAMLPLIRVCNVSGEPELYKLSDKLSSYSVFKQNDSWSELVVPQKAFKSGEKNHQLVEIKRRVFLLLDTVQTDSSDVYTSSFQSKVKAFQQLNGLKEDGIIGREVITALNVGPTQRLEQLLSNIQRLKWNGISQNGDGIIINIPEFKMHVYQAGELCWSTAVVVGKPTSSTSVFTGDMKYIVFSPYWNVPLSIVRNEIIPEVKKDRGYIYKERLEFRQGNKTVSASSISWEKYPNEPFPYSVRQKPGPSNSLGLVKFLFPNEHDIYLHDTPAKSLFNSSFRSFSHGCIRISEPQKLAEHLLRNEAEWDSVKISSVMQGGKETWVTLKQLVPVSIVYRTVWVDEKGNLNFRRDIYKLDEDYKKLYLR; this is encoded by the coding sequence ATGAGATTGCTGCATACATGTATCGTTTTTCTGTGTTTTATTCAAGCCGGGAATGCCTACAATACCAGGCCTTTAAGAACTGGTGTTGAAATTGACACATCTTTGGTTTCAATAGAAGCACCTACTTTAGCTTTAATTATTGACGCAGATTCATTAACACGTTCCATTAAGTCTGAAATTCTCAATTTTTATAAGAGCAGGCCTCAATACGCAGTTTGGATTATAAATAATAATCTTTCAGAGGCTGCTATCAACTTCAAAAATCTTTTGCAGCAGCATTCAATCCAAGAGCGTAATTATGTCAATTGTTTTCTTGCCGTTAATGGCATAACAAAATATTTTCAAAATATTCCTGATTCATTAAAAACGGATTCACTTAAACTGCATACAGAAATCAAGCTTACCGGATATTTTCTAGAGTTCTTGAAGCTGACATATCCGAAATGTTATGAAACGGCAGAAAAGTGGTTTTTTCCACTTCCATTAACTGTTAATGAGGCAATAAAAGAATTGTTGGCAATGTTGCCTTTAATTAGGGTATGCAACGTTAGCGGGGAGCCAGAATTATATAAACTGAGCGATAAGTTAAGCAGTTATTCAGTATTTAAACAAAATGATTCCTGGAGTGAATTGGTTGTTCCACAAAAAGCATTTAAGTCTGGAGAGAAAAACCATCAGCTTGTTGAAATAAAAAGAAGAGTTTTTTTACTTCTAGATACAGTACAAACGGATTCCTCTGATGTTTATACGTCATCTTTTCAGTCAAAAGTTAAAGCTTTTCAGCAATTAAACGGATTAAAAGAAGATGGAATAATAGGAAGAGAAGTAATAACAGCATTGAACGTTGGTCCTACTCAACGCTTAGAGCAATTGTTGTCCAATATTCAACGGTTGAAATGGAATGGGATTTCTCAAAATGGAGACGGAATCATTATAAACATACCTGAATTCAAAATGCATGTTTATCAAGCCGGTGAACTTTGCTGGAGCACTGCAGTGGTTGTAGGAAAGCCTACTTCGTCCACCTCTGTTTTTACCGGAGATATGAAGTACATCGTATTCAGTCCTTATTGGAATGTACCCCTATCGATTGTACGGAATGAGATTATTCCTGAAGTAAAAAAGGACCGAGGCTATATTTACAAAGAACGTTTGGAGTTTAGACAAGGGAATAAAACTGTTTCTGCCAGTAGTATCAGTTGGGAAAAATACCCCAATGAACCATTCCCATACTCGGTAAGGCAAAAACCTGGTCCATCCAACTCTTTGGGACTGGTTAAATTCCTGTTTCCTAATGAACATGATATTTATTTGCACGATACTCCTGCTAAAAGCCTCTTTAATTCAAGTTTTCGTTCATTTAGTCATGGATGTATTCGTATTTCTGAGCCGCAAAAATTGGCAGAGCATTTATTACGAAATGAAGCAGAATGGGATAGTGTCAAAATAAGTTCAGTAATGCAGGGGGGGAAAGAGACTTGGGTGACATTGAAACAACTGGTTCCTGTTTCTATTGTTTATAGAACGGTCTGGGTTGATGAGAAAGGGAATTTGAATTTCAGAAGAGATATTTATAAGCTTGATGAAGACTATAAAAAGCTTTACCTGAGATAA
- a CDS encoding IS1634 family transposase, producing the protein MAFLRVENKKSGKYLRIVESYRDESGISRHRILYTLGKLEDYTPEELKRIGSKLYELGGGDLKDLLEITTGEKARFNYGYFQVFSKALSHYKLPRLFGQIGSKHKLGFDLQNAVLLMILERLQDPCSKRSSYFNQNEYLGIEKVELQHLYRSLDKLADYNKAIQKQIYQTGRDLFNQQLDVVFYDVTTLYFESELEQEGALRQKGFSKDGKIGTTQILFCLLIDRDKQPIGYQVFKGDTFEGHTFEKAVKDLKKDYQINQVIVVADRGMLSKNNLDVTTESGYEFIVGERLKKLPGSLQDFLLDLKNYHGEWSYSDSEDQLVMVRYATIEYQGRVIIGTYSAKRAKKDAHDRAEKLQTAETLLSRPELLSKKAGRFYLKKQGSQTYQLDQEKIKRDERFDGFLAIATNNKSLSVSETLEQYKHLYKIEHTFRTFKSHLETRPMFHWTDKRIEGHICLCYLSYTLLNFTLLKLEKAGFKTTEGKLRKLLDKMQVSLVEQQDKNYFLRSAASEEETDFQQKLGLKSLPSVLNVASLNQYL; encoded by the coding sequence ATGGCCTTTCTAAGGGTAGAAAACAAGAAGTCAGGAAAGTATTTACGCATCGTTGAAAGCTATCGCGATGAGAGCGGGATAAGCCGTCATCGTATTTTATATACCCTTGGTAAACTGGAAGACTATACACCAGAAGAGCTAAAACGTATCGGCTCAAAACTTTACGAACTTGGCGGAGGCGACCTGAAAGATCTTCTGGAAATTACCACGGGCGAAAAAGCCCGTTTCAATTATGGTTACTTTCAGGTTTTCTCCAAAGCCCTGTCCCATTATAAACTCCCCCGTTTATTCGGGCAGATCGGCAGCAAGCATAAACTTGGCTTTGACCTGCAGAATGCTGTGCTGTTAATGATTCTTGAGCGCTTGCAGGATCCCTGCAGCAAACGAAGCTCCTATTTCAACCAAAACGAATACCTGGGCATTGAGAAAGTAGAGCTGCAGCATCTGTACCGTTCTTTAGATAAGCTGGCCGATTATAACAAAGCGATCCAAAAGCAGATCTATCAAACGGGCCGGGATTTATTCAATCAGCAACTGGATGTTGTTTTCTATGATGTCACCACACTTTATTTTGAAAGTGAACTAGAACAAGAGGGGGCTTTACGACAAAAGGGCTTTAGTAAAGATGGTAAGATTGGTACTACCCAGATCTTGTTTTGCCTGCTGATTGACCGGGATAAACAGCCTATAGGGTATCAGGTATTCAAAGGCGACACGTTCGAAGGTCATACGTTTGAAAAAGCGGTAAAAGACCTGAAGAAAGACTATCAGATCAATCAGGTGATTGTAGTGGCTGACCGGGGGATGCTTTCCAAAAACAATCTTGATGTTACCACCGAAAGCGGTTATGAATTTATTGTAGGCGAAAGGTTAAAGAAGCTTCCCGGTTCCCTCCAGGATTTCCTGCTGGACTTGAAGAACTACCATGGAGAATGGAGCTATAGCGATAGTGAAGATCAGCTTGTTATGGTTCGCTATGCAACGATCGAATATCAGGGAAGGGTGATTATTGGGACCTATTCGGCTAAAAGGGCAAAAAAAGATGCCCACGACCGGGCAGAAAAGCTGCAGACAGCCGAAACTTTATTATCCCGCCCCGAACTCCTCAGTAAAAAGGCGGGTCGTTTCTATTTGAAAAAACAAGGTTCACAAACCTATCAGCTGGACCAGGAAAAAATAAAACGCGATGAACGTTTTGACGGCTTTCTGGCTATTGCCACTAACAATAAGAGTCTCTCGGTAAGTGAAACGCTGGAGCAGTATAAACACCTTTACAAAATTGAACATACCTTCCGCACATTTAAATCCCATCTGGAAACCCGTCCAATGTTTCATTGGACAGATAAGCGGATAGAAGGTCATATCTGCCTTTGTTACCTGTCCTATACCTTACTGAACTTCACCTTGCTAAAACTGGAAAAAGCCGGGTTCAAGACGACCGAAGGAAAACTGCGGAAACTTCTCGATAAAATGCAGGTGAGTTTAGTGGAGCAACAGGACAAAAACTATTTCCTACGATCTGCAGCCTCTGAGGAAGAAACTGACTTTCAGCAGAAACTTGGCCTAAAATCGCTCCCTTCAGTATTGAATGTAGCCTCCTTGAATCAATATCTTTAA
- a CDS encoding LutC/YkgG family protein, which produces MNKKAITTPREQMLKNIRKALLEKRDNPYPNYEDSPLYPPNHDLLEVIFAEELNKVAGKFLFCEDEIHFIENIIGLAEEKDWLKIICWDTKLQQLLRKYDYPYIADDTNFVNAEVGITTCEALIARNGSVLVSSAQQSGRRLSVYPHTHIVLAYTSQLVMDLKDGFALLKEKYEERLPSNITVITGPSRTADIEKTLVLGAHGPKELYVFLIDDLNPDFKALGSQVELDL; this is translated from the coding sequence ATGAACAAAAAAGCGATTACTACTCCACGTGAGCAGATGTTGAAAAACATCCGAAAAGCTTTGCTTGAAAAGCGTGATAACCCTTATCCAAACTATGAGGATTCTCCGCTCTATCCACCAAATCATGACTTGTTAGAAGTGATTTTTGCTGAAGAGCTGAATAAAGTTGCCGGAAAGTTTTTGTTCTGTGAAGATGAAATCCATTTTATTGAAAATATAATTGGCTTGGCTGAAGAAAAAGATTGGCTAAAGATCATTTGCTGGGACACCAAACTGCAACAATTGTTACGCAAGTATGACTATCCATACATTGCAGATGACACCAATTTTGTAAATGCAGAAGTGGGCATTACAACTTGTGAAGCCCTTATCGCCCGCAATGGCAGCGTACTGGTATCAAGTGCACAGCAAAGCGGTCGCAGGTTGAGTGTTTATCCGCATACACATATTGTGCTGGCCTATACATCTCAATTGGTAATGGATTTAAAAGACGGTTTTGCACTTTTAAAAGAAAAATATGAGGAACGCTTACCGTCAAATATTACCGTAATTACCGGACCTAGCCGTACTGCAGATATCGAAAAAACATTGGTATTGGGGGCTCATGGTCCTAAAGAATTATATGTTTTTTTAATTGACGACTTAAATCCCGATTTTAAAGCCCTTGGATCTCAGGTTGAATTAGACCTTTAG
- a CDS encoding murein L,D-transpeptidase catalytic domain family protein, producing the protein MKRKVGTVLFLVFSLIAVNGYSNYSHKDKKDESPAATVKKENTLVTEAEEVYTNTGLNLLLNKEVFDRALVGFRKINPKKQILAIIDFNKPSSEERLFVIDVAKKQLLFHSLVAHGKNSGEEYATHFSNIEGSLQSSLGFYLTGQTIISPKHGYSMVLNGLERGINDKAREREIIIHSADYVSRSFIAHNGMLGRSWGCPALPKELNKQIIDTIKDGAVLFIAGNNPSYINKSAYLR; encoded by the coding sequence ATGAAAAGAAAGGTAGGGACAGTATTATTCTTGGTGTTCTCGTTGATTGCGGTAAACGGTTATTCTAACTATTCCCACAAGGATAAAAAAGACGAATCGCCAGCTGCTACGGTTAAAAAGGAAAATACCCTGGTTACTGAGGCAGAAGAAGTTTACACTAACACCGGTCTTAATCTTCTTTTGAATAAAGAAGTTTTTGATAGGGCGCTTGTTGGATTCAGAAAAATAAATCCTAAAAAGCAAATTCTAGCAATAATTGATTTTAACAAACCTTCAAGTGAAGAGCGATTGTTTGTAATTGATGTTGCCAAAAAACAATTGCTGTTTCATTCTCTTGTTGCTCATGGCAAAAACTCAGGAGAAGAATATGCAACTCACTTTTCAAATATTGAAGGTTCATTGCAAAGTAGTCTGGGCTTTTATTTAACCGGACAAACTATCATTAGTCCTAAGCATGGCTATTCAATGGTGCTCAACGGACTTGAAAGAGGTATCAATGACAAGGCCCGTGAGCGAGAAATCATAATCCACTCAGCTGATTATGTTTCCCGTTCGTTTATTGCTCATAATGGAATGTTAGGTAGAAGCTGGGGATGTCCTGCTTTGCCAAAAGAATTAAACAAACAGATTATTGATACAATTAAAGATGGTGCAGTGCTGTTCATTGCGGGAAACAACCCATCTTATATTAATAAATCAGCTTATTTGCGTTAG